GGTCCGCACCGGACGGTCCGAGCATTGTCTCCGGACCTGTCTCTTCGGTGTAGAAGTTCATTTCACGCAATGCTTGGATGGTGAACGCCATGACGTCGTCGGCTGACATGGTTCAGCTACCTTTCCTTTCGGGCGGAGGTGCGGGGTAGCAAGCCGGCGTCCGGAGTGGACGTCCCGGCATCCCTGGTAAATGGCCAGCCACCGACTCCAGCGTTCCGCCGCGGAGCCGGCTTATGACGTGCGCAGCCGGCCAATCAGCGAATGTCGGCCCAGCCCAGATCGACCGCGACGTCACTGGACAGGGTGGAGTCAGTCGATAAAGTCGAATTCTGCCACCGACGGCCCCCAGGACTATTGCTCATGCCGATAACACATTCCAAAATGCGTGCTTCGAAGCTATCAGCGGGTTGCTGTACCGGTCAACGTCGGGCATTACGGTCTCAACGCATGCTGCAGCCGAAACGGTGGCAAGATTCAAGCGGTCCTCAGTCCAGGGTCGAGGCCACCTGTACCAAGTCCATCCATCAGGGCCATTAGAGTCTGTCCGAAAGACAGTTATCGCGCTATGGCCGGCCGATTTGGGAGATGCGTTTGAAAGTCAACGACGTCTACATCTCCGGCCTGGGTGTCTTTCAGCCTCCGGTGCAGGACGCCGGGCAGGCCGCCCGGCGCGGCGAGTACAGCCCGGCCGCGTACCTGGAGAACAGGCTGACCGGTGCCGGCGTCGCCGGCGACATCTCGCCCCCGGAGATGGCCGTGCGCGCGGCCCGCCAGGCGCTGTCCCGTGCCGCCGCCGATCCGGCCCGGATCGGCATGGTGCTGCACGCGTCCGTCTTCTTCCAGGGGCCCGAGATGTGGCTGCCCGGCCCGTACATCCAGCGGGAGGTCGCCGGCACGTCGGCACCGGCGTTCGAGATCCGGCTGGGCTGCAACGGCGTGTTCGCGGCGCTGGAGATCGCGGCCGGCCGCATGTCCGCGGCGGCGGACGACCGGACGGTGCTGGTGACCACGGCGGAAAACCTCGGCTCGCCGCTGATGGACCGGTGGAACTCGGCGCCCGGGTTCATCCTGGGCGACGCCGGCAGTGCGCTGCTGCTGGACCGCGGCGACGGCTTCGCCCGGCTGCGGGCCGTGGGCAGCGCGGTGGTGCCCGAGGTCGAGCCGCTGTACCGCGGCGGCGAGCCGCTCTACCCGCCCACCGTGCCGCAGGGCCGGAAAATCGACATGCGCGAGCGCGCGGAGTACTTCCGGGACAACGTGATGTCGCTGACCGACGCCGCCGAGCTGAGGACCCGGGTTCGGCTGGATCTGATCGAACGGACGCTGGACGAGGCGGACCGGAAGCTTGTCGACATGACCCGGGTCGTCTGCGGAAACTCCGCGGCCTACATGGTGCAGCACGACCTGCTGGAGCCGCTGGGCATCACGATGGAGCGCACCACCTGGCAGTTCGGCCGCGGCGTCGGGCACACCGGCGCGAGCGACCAGCTGCTGTCCATCAACCACCTGCTGGTGACCGGTCAGCTCGCGGCCGGTGACCACCTGCTGCTGTTCGGCGGCGCGCCGGCCACGATGTCCTGCGCGGTCCTGGAGGTGCTGGACATCCCCGGGTGGGCGCGGGAATGACCGCGGGCGCCCGCACCTGGCTCGTCACCGGAAGCTCGGCCGGTCTCGGCCGGGCGATAGTGACCGAGCTGCTCGCACGGGGCGAGACGGTGGCGGCCACCGCGCGGAATCCAGACGCGCTGTCGGACCTGCGACCCTCGCCACCGAGTCTGTTGTGGACGGCCCAGCTGGACGTCACCGACCCGGAGCGGATCCGGCAGGTGGTCGACGACGCCGTCGACGCGCTCGGCCACATCGACGTGGTGGTCAGCAACGCCGGGTACGGGTTGTTCGGCGCGGCCGAGGAGGCCACCCGCGACCAGGTCGAGCGGCAGATCCAGACCAACCTGACCGGGCCCATCCACCTGGCCCAGGCGGTGCTGCCGCACCTGCGGGCGCGGGGCCACGGGCGGATCATCCAGATTTCGAGTATCGCCGGACAGGGCGCGGCCCCCGGCATGGCGGTCTACTGCGCCACCAAGCGGGGCGTGGAGGGCTTTTTCGAGTCGCTGGCCGCCGAGGTGAAGAGCTTCGGGATAGGCGTGACGATCGTCGAGCCCGGCTCGGTGCGCACAAGCTTCTTCGACCGCGGCAAGGAGGTGACCGCCGCGTTGCCGGCCTACGCGGGCACCCCGGTCGCGGCTCTTCGTGACCGGGTCGAGGACGGTCGCGTGTCGTGTCGCGGCGACTTGGCGAAGATGGCCGGCGCGATCGTCGACGCCGCCACGCGTCCGACCGCTCCGCTGCGGCTCGCGCTCGGCAGCGACGCGTACCGGCTGATCCGGCACGGGCTGACGGCGCGCCTGGCGGAGCTGGAAGAGCAGAAGCACATCGCGCTCTCCACCGACACATCGTACGCATGACGTCCCGTGGGCGGCATGAAGGAGGGGGAAGAGGATGCGCATCGCAGTCCTGGCGCTCGGTACCCGCGGTGATGTCTATCCGCTGACGGCGCTCGCCGCCGAGTTGGCCCGCCGCGGCCACCAGATGCGCGTCGGCGTGTCACCCAACCTTGTGGATGTTCCCCGGCGGCTCGGGCTCGACGTGGTGCCGGCCGGGTGGAACCAGCAGCAGGCAATGGAGTCAGAGCGCGGCCGGGAGTGGGTCACCATGACGGACGTCGACTCCTTCGTCCGGCGCACGCACGAGATCTACCGGGAGTACGGCGAGGGGTTCGACGCCGAGGCGATCGACATCAGCGCCGGCTGCGAGGCGGTCATCTGCGCCGCCATGAGCGAGTGGTGGGCAACGGCTCTGGTGGAGGCGCTTGACGTCCCGCTCATCGCGCACGACGTCGCGCCGAACCGGCCGAACGATGTGGTGCCACATCCGCTGATGACCCCCGACCCGCTGCCGACCGCCGCCGCCAACCGGGCGACCTATCTGAACTTCGCGCGGCGGGACTGGCGGCACCGGCGCGACCAGGTGTTCCGGTTCCGTCGCCGCCTCGGGCTTCCGCCCATGCCGCCGCGCTCGACGCTGCTGAAGCGGCGGCCCCTGGAGCTGCAGGGCTACAGCCCCACACTGGTTCCGGGCCTGACCTGGGACTCCTATCGGCCGATCGTCGGCGACCTGCGGTTGACCGAGGCCGACCTGCACCGCGTCGGGGTGTCCACACTGGACCCCGGCCTGGTGGAGTGGCTGGACGCGGGCGAGCCACCGGTGTTGTTAACGTTCGGCAGCACACCGATGCCGGATCCGGCCGGGATGCTTGCGGGCATCGGTCGGGCCTGCCGGTCGCTGGGCCTGCGTGGCCTGGTGGTCACCGGCTGGGGCCTGTCCGGCGTGGAGCGGTCCGCGACGCCGGAGCTGCGTGTCGAGTCCTATGTGGACTATGACGTCGTGCTGCCACGCTGCGCGATGGTGGTGCACCACGGCAGCGCCACCATCACGGCGGCGGGTGTGCGCGCGGGCCTGCCGACGATGGTTTGCTCATCCTTCTGCGACCAGCCGTTCTGGGGCCGCCAGCTGGAGCGGCTCGGTGCCGGCGTGCACATGCGTTTCATCGACCTGACCGAGGAGCATCTGCGGTCGGGATTGTCACGCCTGATGGCGGATCCGGTGCGGCGGCGTGCGGCGGAGCTCGGCGAACAAGTGCGCGCGGAACCTCACGGCACGCTGGCGGCCGCCGACGAAGTCGACAAGTACCTCGCGGCATGAAGCAGGAGGAACAAGGATGCGCATCACCGTCCTGGCGCTCGGCACCCGCGGTGATGTTTACCCGCTGATGGCGCTCGCCGCCGAGCTGGCCCGCCGCGGCCACGAGGTGCGCATCGGCGTGTCGCCCAACCTGGTGGACATGCCCCGGCGGCTGGGGCTCGACGTGGTGCCGGTCGGGTGGGACCAGCAGAAGGTACTGGAGTCCGAGCGCGGCCGGGAGTGGGTCACCATGACCGACATCGACTCCTTCCTCCGGCGCACGCACGAGATCTATCGGGAGTACGGCGAACGGTTCGACGACGAGGCGATCGAGATCAGCGCCGGCTGCGAGGCCGTCGTGTGCGCCGTGGTCAGCGAGCAGTGGGCCGCGGCGGTGGCGGAGGCGCGGGACGTCCCCCTCGTCGCGTACGACCTCGCGCCGGCCCGTCCGAACGACGTGGTGCCGCATCCGCTGATGACCCCCGATCCTCTGCCGGATGCCGCCGCGACCCGGGCGACCTTTGTGAACTTCACCCGGCGGGACTGGCGGTACCGGCGCGACCAGGTGTTCCGGTTTCGCCGGCGCCTCGGGCTTCCGCCGATGCCGCCGCGCCCGACGCGGCTGGGCCGGCGCCCACTGGAGCTGCAGGGCTACAGCCCCACGCTGGTTCCGGGCCTGACCTGGGACGCCTACCGGCCGATCGTCGGCGACCTGCGGCTGACCCCTGCCGACCTGCACCGCGCCGGCATGTCCACACTCGACCCCGAGCTCGCGCGGTGGCTGGACGCGGGTGAGCCGCCAGCGCTGATAACGTTCGGCAGCACCCTGGTGCCGGACCCGGCCGCGATGATGGCGGCCATCGGGCGGGTCTGCCGGTCGCTGGGCCTGCGCGGCCTCGTGGTCACCGGCTGGGGCCTGTCCGGCATCAAGCCGTCCACGACACCCGAGCTGCGTGTCGTGCCCTATGTGGACTATGACGTCGTGCTGCCACGCTGTGCCATGGTGGTGCACCACGGCAGCGCCACGATCACCGCCGCCGGTGTGCGCGCGGGCCTGCCGACGATGGTTTGCTCATCCTTCACCGACCAGCCGTTCTGGGGCCGTCAGCTGGAACGGCTCGGTGCCGGCGTGCACATACGGTTTACCGACCTGACCGAGGAGAGGTTGCGGTCCGGCATGTCCCGCCTGACGGAGGAGCCGGTGCGGCGGCGCGCGGCGGAGCTCGGCGAGCGGATGCGCGCCGAACCTCACGGCACGCTGGCCGCCGCCGACGAAGTCGACAAGTACCTCGCGGCATGAACGGCGAATCGGCCGTCGACGAGCTGGTCGAGCTGCTCGACCTGGCACCGCTCGCACCCGATGGCGAACCCACCACAATGGATCCGCTGGTACCCGTCGCCGGCGTCTTCGCCGGACGCGGTGCGGCGCGTGGGCCCACACGCCGGTACGGTGGGCTCATCGCCGCGCAGGCGCTGGCCGCGGCCGGCCGCACTGTCAGGCCCGGTCGGCCGGTGCACTCGCTGCACGCGTACTTCACCCGCCCGGGCGACAGCCGCAGACCGATAACCTACGCGGTCGAGACCCTTCGCGACGGCCGCTCCATGTCCGCCCGGCGCGTGGTCGCGATCCAGCGCGGTACACCGATCTTCTTCCTGAGCGCCTCGTTCCACGACCCGGACACCGGGCTGGAGCACGAGCAGCCGCCGCCGAAGGTGCCCGCACCGGACGAGGTACCGACACTGGCCGAGCTGCTCGCGGGCGAGCCACGCCGGCTGGCCGCCGTGGAGCACATGCTGTTCGCGTTCGACGCCAGGTACATCGGACCCCCGCCGTGGGCGCAGGAGGCGGCGGAGCAAGTGGCCGGCATGCCGCGCCAGGCATGGGTGAGGGTGGCCGGCAAGCTGCCCGACGACCCGCTGGTACACGCCAGCGCGCTCACATTCATCTCGGACCTGCCACTGTTGATCAATTCGATGGTGGCCGGGCACGAGCAGGAGTGGGGACCAGCTGACGCCGGCGTCAGCATCGACCACACGGTGTGGTTTCACCGCCCCTGCCGCGCGGACGAATGGCTGCTGTACGACTGCCGCAGCCCGTGGGCGGCGGGCGGTCGTGGCCTGGCGACCGGACGCCTGTACACGACGGACGGCGACCTGGTCGCCACGGTGGCCCAGGAGGGCCTGCTCCGCTGGCACGGCGGCCCAGCCCGCCCACCGCACCAGGCCGCGCCTTGACCTTGGCCGGGACGTCAAGCAGCGTCGCGCGTCGGGGTGCGGGCGTGGTTCAGCAAGCTCGGAGAGGGTGGCCGTTCCCGGCGGACATAGCATCTGATGTATGTCATCCTCGGGTGCGGCGGTGGTCATCGGCGCGAGCATGGGCGGGCTGTTGGCGGCCCGCGCGCTTCATGAGGCGTACGGAAAGGTCGTGATCGTCGACCGCGACGCGCTGCCGGACTCGGCGGCGGCCCGGCGGGGCGTGCCTCAGGGCCGGCAGCTGCACGTCCTGCTCTCCCGGGGGCGCGAGGCGCTGGAGGAGCTGTTTGCCGGCCTGACCGACGAACTGCGACTCGCCGGCGCGCCCCTTGTCGACCTGCACAGCGAGGTCAACTGGCACAACGACGGTTACCTGATGCGCCGGGCACCGTCGTCGCTGCTGGCGCTCGGGCTCAGCCGGCCGCTGCTGGAGCACGCGGTGCGGGCGAGGGTGGCGGCGCTGCCCGGCGTCGAGGTCCGGTCGGGGACCGAGGTGGTGGGGCTCGTGACCGACTCGGACCGGCGTCGCGTCACCGGCGTGCGCACCTCCGCCGGCATCGTCGAGGCCGACCTGGTCGTGGACGCGGGCGGCCGGGCCTGCCGTACGCCGGTGTGGCTGGGCGAGCTGGGCTACGACCGGCCCGCCGAGGAGCGGGTGCGGGTCGGCGTCACCTATGTGACCCGGACGTACCGGCGCCACCCCGGACTCATCGGAGACCTGGCCGGTGCGATCACCAACGCCGTGCCGGGTTCGCCCCGGGCCGGCATCGTGGCGGCGATGGAGGGCGACCGGTTCGCGATCGCCCTCAGCGGCATGCTCGGCGAGGAACCACCCACTGACGACGCGGGGATGGCCGACTTCGCCGGTACGCTGCCGCTGCCCGAGATGGCCGAGATCATCCGTACCGCCGAACCGACCTCGGACGCGGTGGCGATGCGCTTCCCGACGAGCGTGCGCCGGCGGTACGAGCGGCTGCGCCGTTTCCCTGACGGCTACCTGGTGGTGGCCGACGGGCTGTGCAGCTTCAACCCGATCTACGGCCAGGGCATCACGGTCGCGGCGCTGGAGGCCCTCCTGCTGCGACGGCTGGTCACCACGGGCACCCACGACCTGGCACGGCGCTTTTTCCGCGGCGCCTCCCGCCTCATCGACGCCCCTTGGTCGATCGCGGTCGGCACGGACCTGCGGTTCGCCGAGGTCGAGGGTCGTCGCGGGCCGAGGGTCCGGTTCGTCAACGCCTACGTCCACCGCGTGCACCTGGGCGCGACCGCCGACCCGGTGCTCGGCGCGGCTTTCCTGCGCGTCCTCAACCTCGTCGACCCACCGACCAGGCTGCTGGCTCCGGGCACCGCACTGCGGGTGCTGCGCGGCATGTTCCGCCGTGCCGTCCCCACCGCACCCGCGGCGGCCGCGCCGCTGCCGGCACGTACGAGCGGTCCTGGCCTGCCGTCATGAGTCCTTGCCGATGCGGCGTAGCCATTCGTCGAGCAGGTCGCGTTCGCGGTCGGTGAGGGCGGTGGCCTCGTCGAGGTGGGCTTGTAGTGACACCGCGGCGTTGAGCAGACCGGTGGACGTGGCGGCCGCGGGGTCGGTGGTGATGGTGGCGAGAATCGACTCTCGGGCCATTGTGGACAGACTGAGGTCGCGCGCCTCGGGCGGTGTGGCGATGAGCGTGAGGGTGACGCCTTTGCCGGTGGAGTGGACGAGCTGAGCGGCACGTTCTTCGGTGACGCGCAGCCGGCCGGCCTGGGCGATGCGGTGGATCCGGTGAGCGAGGATCGCGCTGGCCTGCGCGGCGGCCGGTGGCTCGTGGCCGGGGCGCACGTCGCCGAAGATGAGCGTGTAGAGGGCTGGCTGGGTGAGGCCGAACTCCACGTGGAGGTCCCACCCGGCGCGCAGGTCCTCGACGGGGTCGTCGGTCTCCTCCAGCGCGGCCTTGTCGGCGAGGTAGCTGGCGAGGCCAAAGCTGCCGGCGGCGTCGAGCACGCCCTGCATGTCACCGAACAGCCGGTAGATGGCTGGTGCCTGCACGCCGGCCGCCGTGCAGACGGTGCGGGTGGAGACGGCGTCGCGTCCGCCCTCGGCGAGGAGCGTGGCCGTAGCCTCGATGATGCGGTCGCGGGGGGCCTTGGCGGACATGGCCGTAATGTACATCCGCTCAGCCTGGTTGGATCTCGACGCGCAGTATGCGGTCGTCGCCGGGACGCGCGTCGGTGCCGCCCCAGGTGGCGCCGTCGGTGTTGGAGGTGACCAGCCACAACGCGCCGTCGGGTGCGACTTCGACGGTCCGGATGCGCCCGTAGTCGTCCTCGAAGTGGGGGTGGCGTCCCCGTTCGCGGCGTCGCCCGCGACCGGCAGCTGCCAGAGACGTTGACCGCCGAGCGCGCCGATCCAGAGGGAGCCGGCGGCGTAGGCGACACCCGAGGGTGAGGCGTCGTCGGGGTGCACGGTGAAGATCGGCGGCACTCCCGTGCTGCCCTGCACGCCCTCGGTCTGCGGCCAGCCGTAGTCCCGGCCCGGCCCCAGCACGTTGACCTCGTCCCAAGTGCGGTGGCCCAGCTCGGTGGCGTACGCCGTCCCGTCGGGCCCGAAGGCGATCCCCTGGACGTTGCGATGGCCGGAGGAGTAGATCGGCGAGTCTGGCGAAGGGTTGTCCGGCGGGATGGAGCCGTCCGGGCGGATCCGCAGGATCTTTCCGTTGAGCGTCGCGTCGTCGGCGGCGTTCCGCGGCTCGAACGCGTCGCCGGTCCCGATCCACAGGTTGCCGTCCGGGCCGATCACGATGCGCCCGCCGTGGTGGCGGTCGGCGGTCTGGATGCCGTCGAGCAGCACCCGCTCCTGCCGCAGCGATCGGAAATCGTCGGCGACGCGCAGGGCGACTATGGCGTTTTCCCGCGCTCCGGACACCGAGGCGTACACCGTGCGGTCGGTGGCGAAGTGGGGTGAGGCGACGATGCCGAGCAGCCCGCCTTCGGAGCTGGGCACCGCACCGGGCACAGAGCCGACTCTCTGTGGCGTGCCACCACCGGACGGAACTCGCACGATGTCGCCGGTGATCCGCTGTGACACCAGGGCCGATCCATCCGGCAGGAAGGTCAGGCCCCACGGCGCGTTGAGGCCGTTGACGATCTCCACGGGCTCGCCGAGCGTCGTGGGGGAGTCGTCCGCGCAGGCTGGAAGGGCAAGAACGGCGATCACGTAGGCGCCTGTCGCGGCGCGCCGAAACGGTCGACGTAACACGATCTGCCTCCCGGACCCTTGTGTGTTAGCGCTGATACCAAGCTAGCCAGTAGTGACGCTTCGGTCAAGCTGCTAACAAACTCTCGGTAGCACCTTGACCGGAATCACGTCTACCTCGTATGGTGGTAGCACCGCTAACACACCTCCGAGGGAGGCAAGCGTGTCTGAGCAGGATGCCGTGCCGGTGCGGCGCCGGACGGTTCTGAAGGCGGCCGGGGCGGCAGGGTCCGTCGTGGCCGCGGGGCCGGCGGCGATGCAGACTCCCGCAGGCCCGCCGACCGAAGTGTCCCTGGGTGCGATACCAGCAGGAGCGACGGTCCAGATCGCCCTGTCGGTAAACGGTGTGCCGCGGCGGGTGCTCGTCGAGCCGCGCGTCACGTTGCTGGACGCGTTGCGCGAGCGGATGGGGCTGACCGGTACCAAGAAAGGCTGTGACCGCGGCGAGTGCGGTGCGTGCACCGTGCTCGCGGACGGTGAGCGGATCAAGTCCTGTCTCACCCTCGCGGTCATGCGCCAGGGCAGCGAGATCACCACGGTCGAAGGCCTGGCCCGAGACGGCGAGCTGCATCCCGTCCAGGAGGCCTTCATCCGCCACGACGCGTTCCAATGTGGAGGTTGTACTCCCGGCCAGATCATGTCCGCGGTGGCGTGCATCCGCGAAGGCCACGCCCGCTCCGACGACGAGGTGCGGGAGTGGATGAGCGGCAACCTCTGCCGCTGCGCGGCGTACCAGAACATCGTCGCCGCCGTCCGCGACGCGAGCAGGGAGATGGGCGCATGAGACCGTTCGGTTACGTGACGGCCACGGACCCGGCGGCCGCTGTGCGCCTCGCCGCACAGCCGGATGCGGCGTACATCGCGGGCGGTACCGACCTGTTGAACCTGATGCGGGACGGCGCCGAGAGTCACCGGGACCTGGTGGACATCAACCGGTTGAGGCTCGCCGACGTCACAGTGGACGGTGACGGCCTGCATATCGGCGGGCTCGCCCGGATGCGCCAGGTGGCCGAAGACCCGCGCGTGCTCCAGCGCTTTCCCGTGGTGTCGCAGGCATTGCTGGCGTCGGCGTCGCCTCAGGTGCGCAACATGGCCTCGATCGGCGGCAACCTGCTGCAGCGCACGCGGTGCGGCTACTTTCGCGATACCGGCTCCGCCTGCAACAAGCGCGTGCCCGGCAGCGGCTGCCCGGCGATCCAGGGTGAGAACCGGATACACGCGATCCTCGGTACGAGCGATCACTGCATCGCCACGCATCCGTCGGATCTGGCGGTGGCCCTGACCGCGCTGGACGCGACGGTTCACGTGCTGGGGCCGGGCGGCGCACGGCGGATACCGATCGCTGACTTCTACCTGCCGCCGGGCGACACCCCACACCTCGAAAACGACCTGCGGTACGGCGAGCTGATCACCGGTGTGAGCCTGCCGATCGGCCCTCCGGAGCCGTTGTCGCGATACCTCAAGCTCCGCGACCGCGCCACGTTCGAGTTCGCCGTCGTATCCGTCGCCGCCGTGCTGCGCGTCCGCGGTGGGCGGGTGCGGGGAGTCCGGCTGGCCTTCGGTGGCGTGGGCACCACACCG
This genomic stretch from Phytohabitans houttuyneae harbors:
- a CDS encoding glycosyltransferase, producing the protein MRIAVLALGTRGDVYPLTALAAELARRGHQMRVGVSPNLVDVPRRLGLDVVPAGWNQQQAMESERGREWVTMTDVDSFVRRTHEIYREYGEGFDAEAIDISAGCEAVICAAMSEWWATALVEALDVPLIAHDVAPNRPNDVVPHPLMTPDPLPTAAANRATYLNFARRDWRHRRDQVFRFRRRLGLPPMPPRSTLLKRRPLELQGYSPTLVPGLTWDSYRPIVGDLRLTEADLHRVGVSTLDPGLVEWLDAGEPPVLLTFGSTPMPDPAGMLAGIGRACRSLGLRGLVVTGWGLSGVERSATPELRVESYVDYDVVLPRCAMVVHHGSATITAAGVRAGLPTMVCSSFCDQPFWGRQLERLGAGVHMRFIDLTEEHLRSGLSRLMADPVRRRAAELGEQVRAEPHGTLAAADEVDKYLAA
- a CDS encoding acyl-CoA thioesterase → MNGESAVDELVELLDLAPLAPDGEPTTMDPLVPVAGVFAGRGAARGPTRRYGGLIAAQALAAAGRTVRPGRPVHSLHAYFTRPGDSRRPITYAVETLRDGRSMSARRVVAIQRGTPIFFLSASFHDPDTGLEHEQPPPKVPAPDEVPTLAELLAGEPRRLAAVEHMLFAFDARYIGPPPWAQEAAEQVAGMPRQAWVRVAGKLPDDPLVHASALTFISDLPLLINSMVAGHEQEWGPADAGVSIDHTVWFHRPCRADEWLLYDCRSPWAAGGRGLATGRLYTTDGDLVATVAQEGLLRWHGGPARPPHQAAP
- a CDS encoding PQQ-dependent sugar dehydrogenase, producing MIAVLALPACADDSPTTLGEPVEIVNGLNAPWGLTFLPDGSALVSQRITGDIVRVPSGGGTPQRVGSVPGAVPSSEGGLLGIVASPHFATDRTVYASVSGARENAIVALRVADDFRSLRQERVLLDGIQTADRHHGGRIVIGPDGNLWIGTGDAFEPRNAADDATLNGKILRIRPDGSIPPDNPSPDSPIYSSGHRNVQGIAFGPDGTAYATELGHRTWDEVNVLGPGRDYGWPQTEGVQGSTGVPPIFTVHPDDASPSGVAYAAGSLWIGALGGQRLWQLPVAGDAANGDATPTSRTTTGASGPSKSHPTARCGWSPPTPTAPPGAAPTRVPATTAYCASRSNQAERMYITAMSAKAPRDRIIEATATLLAEGGRDAVSTRTVCTAAGVQAPAIYRLFGDMQGVLDAAGSFGLASYLADKAALEETDDPVEDLRAGWDLHVEFGLTQPALYTLIFGDVRPGHEPPAAAQASAILAHRIHRIAQAGRLRVTEERAAQLVHSTGKGVTLTLIATPPEARDLSLSTMARESILATITTDPAAATSTGLLNAAVSLQAHLDEATALTDRERDLLDEWLRRIGKDS
- a CDS encoding ketoacyl-ACP synthase III family protein — protein: MRLKVNDVYISGLGVFQPPVQDAGQAARRGEYSPAAYLENRLTGAGVAGDISPPEMAVRAARQALSRAAADPARIGMVLHASVFFQGPEMWLPGPYIQREVAGTSAPAFEIRLGCNGVFAALEIAAGRMSAAADDRTVLVTTAENLGSPLMDRWNSAPGFILGDAGSALLLDRGDGFARLRAVGSAVVPEVEPLYRGGEPLYPPTVPQGRKIDMRERAEYFRDNVMSLTDAAELRTRVRLDLIERTLDEADRKLVDMTRVVCGNSAAYMVQHDLLEPLGITMERTTWQFGRGVGHTGASDQLLSINHLLVTGQLAAGDHLLLFGGAPATMSCAVLEVLDIPGWARE
- a CDS encoding FAD binding domain-containing protein; translation: MRPFGYVTATDPAAAVRLAAQPDAAYIAGGTDLLNLMRDGAESHRDLVDINRLRLADVTVDGDGLHIGGLARMRQVAEDPRVLQRFPVVSQALLASASPQVRNMASIGGNLLQRTRCGYFRDTGSACNKRVPGSGCPAIQGENRIHAILGTSDHCIATHPSDLAVALTALDATVHVLGPGGARRIPIADFYLPPGDTPHLENDLRYGELITGVSLPIGPPEPLSRYLKLRDRATFEFAVVSVAAVLRVRGGRVRGVRLAFGGVGTTPWRSAQVEATLVGHRLTDERMREAGRVLVRDAVPRASNGFKVELVQRALAGVLSELGGVR
- a CDS encoding (2Fe-2S)-binding protein codes for the protein MQTPAGPPTEVSLGAIPAGATVQIALSVNGVPRRVLVEPRVTLLDALRERMGLTGTKKGCDRGECGACTVLADGERIKSCLTLAVMRQGSEITTVEGLARDGELHPVQEAFIRHDAFQCGGCTPGQIMSAVACIREGHARSDDEVREWMSGNLCRCAAYQNIVAAVRDASREMGA
- a CDS encoding squalene monooxygenase — protein: MSSSGAAVVIGASMGGLLAARALHEAYGKVVIVDRDALPDSAAARRGVPQGRQLHVLLSRGREALEELFAGLTDELRLAGAPLVDLHSEVNWHNDGYLMRRAPSSLLALGLSRPLLEHAVRARVAALPGVEVRSGTEVVGLVTDSDRRRVTGVRTSAGIVEADLVVDAGGRACRTPVWLGELGYDRPAEERVRVGVTYVTRTYRRHPGLIGDLAGAITNAVPGSPRAGIVAAMEGDRFAIALSGMLGEEPPTDDAGMADFAGTLPLPEMAEIIRTAEPTSDAVAMRFPTSVRRRYERLRRFPDGYLVVADGLCSFNPIYGQGITVAALEALLLRRLVTTGTHDLARRFFRGASRLIDAPWSIAVGTDLRFAEVEGRRGPRVRFVNAYVHRVHLGATADPVLGAAFLRVLNLVDPPTRLLAPGTALRVLRGMFRRAVPTAPAAAAPLPARTSGPGLPS
- a CDS encoding SDR family oxidoreductase, translating into MTAGARTWLVTGSSAGLGRAIVTELLARGETVAATARNPDALSDLRPSPPSLLWTAQLDVTDPERIRQVVDDAVDALGHIDVVVSNAGYGLFGAAEEATRDQVERQIQTNLTGPIHLAQAVLPHLRARGHGRIIQISSIAGQGAAPGMAVYCATKRGVEGFFESLAAEVKSFGIGVTIVEPGSVRTSFFDRGKEVTAALPAYAGTPVAALRDRVEDGRVSCRGDLAKMAGAIVDAATRPTAPLRLALGSDAYRLIRHGLTARLAELEEQKHIALSTDTSYA
- a CDS encoding glycosyltransferase, whose translation is MRITVLALGTRGDVYPLMALAAELARRGHEVRIGVSPNLVDMPRRLGLDVVPVGWDQQKVLESERGREWVTMTDIDSFLRRTHEIYREYGERFDDEAIEISAGCEAVVCAVVSEQWAAAVAEARDVPLVAYDLAPARPNDVVPHPLMTPDPLPDAAATRATFVNFTRRDWRYRRDQVFRFRRRLGLPPMPPRPTRLGRRPLELQGYSPTLVPGLTWDAYRPIVGDLRLTPADLHRAGMSTLDPELARWLDAGEPPALITFGSTLVPDPAAMMAAIGRVCRSLGLRGLVVTGWGLSGIKPSTTPELRVVPYVDYDVVLPRCAMVVHHGSATITAAGVRAGLPTMVCSSFTDQPFWGRQLERLGAGVHIRFTDLTEERLRSGMSRLTEEPVRRRAAELGERMRAEPHGTLAAADEVDKYLAA